The Chryseobacterium sp. 7 genome includes a region encoding these proteins:
- the sprA gene encoding cell surface protein SprA — protein sequence MANIKHLNIFLFLSFLFISVGAFAQVQRDTAIIRKQYEVADPTRYEAYYDIKTGMYYVYPKIGNTITGPPTAMSPEEYKQYMLATQTKAYYKEKSDKYNLLFRKDKSDARRKGLIPSVMINNKLFETIFGGNKIEIIPSGYASLDFAGLYQKIDNPMILPQNRTSFTFDIDQRIQLGLLGKVGENLQLKANYDTQSGFAFENRMNLVWQAKGSWKDLQSKGLGNVDKPNEGGEDKIIKRVEFGNVNMPLSTSLIRGSQSLFGVKTEFQLGKTFGTVVLSQQQGEARNIVVQGGGVMNNFKVNAIDYEENQHFFLGHYFLNKYDDALLNYPQINSTINITRLEVWVLDQGNTNLAYQKSIIGIRDLGEGAGGFTLPDNSLNGLYDGVSSVAGTREAGKNYGTIFQGQVLPGDPTPYDNGEQFIYNTKARKLNANEFTFQPQLGYISLNQKLNDQQLLAVSYSYTVNGSNKVYKVGEFSEESPVLITKVLRVNNKVNTQSPMWDLMMKNIYSIDAGQVAQDGFILNVYYRDPKTGGKVNYLPDTPVKDQNLLKLFNWDRLNMNNDIQNNKDGSKGDGIFDFVPGTTIRPETGRVIFTKVQPFGNYLESKLGTNDPQYVFQDLYTKQKQSVLSSNLSQRYTLEGRYKGTQGQGISLGAVNVPQGSVKVAANGVQLTEGVDYTVDYMLGTVTIINENVKQSGQAINISLENQLTFNTQRKRFLGLNLERRFNENFILGGTVINYSESPLTQKVNFGQEAVNNTMAGINLMYNNQAPYLTRLVNKLPMVKTEAPSNLNFKMEAAYLIPGLNKGTNNQSYIDDFEQTTSKISLKEPAAWSLASKPEKNTLPPFNTVPGNDDIISGYGRGLLTWYNIDPRFWGVGGKAPSGITPQSVSNHASRRVQYSEIYNNRDFVAGEQTFTNTFDISYFPKEKGPYNVNPSTEQPQSRWGGIMRSISVPNFVTSNIEYVEFWMMDPYADGKTLGTDPRLLLHLGNVSEDVLKDGKMQYENGLPTPGTPSSTTNSNWGVQPKQPPILYAFSTEGDERRVQDAGYDGLTSDQEAMRFGNTFVNPVTNIADPAVDDFVFYMSDKFTGTQATSIVERYKYFRNPEGNSEANSLNVASQTPDAEDINKDYNLDQTENYNQYVIKLDQASLALGGDNNIVDVKTVKATFQNGQTSDVKWYLFRIPVSKYDMQEGTHEDAVLNNVRFARLMLAGFDQTSTIRFGTMDLVRSDWRKYDSKIASTVVTAPEEGTGTVSDPNFEVGSVNIEENALNQPPYVLPPGIDRQVLSGNAGAQRQNEASLYMKVTDLKSEARGVFKNTTLDMRRYKKLKLFVHAHDPLNRVIGMDEKTKFFIRFGSDATDNYYEYESSLNLTPTTATAPMEIWPLENDVDFDVQNFVDAKIRRDKSGVPITNRTMDPAYQEPFKNIYIKGRPSLGNITTIMIGVRNADVRGGTGITRVLWVNEIRLSEIENDGGYAGNASLNFNMGDLATVNANASYTSVGFGNIDSKPAERTQSALSTFSINTAVNLDKFLPEKTGVKIPVNYSYSQTIEDPKYNPLDTDVEFNKAPNKDQLKKIARTYTQQRSISIVNMHKERVNPNKKPKFYDIENVSVTVGYNDDYFRDIYTKKNYRQFLRGYIDYNYTFKPWVVKPFNKMISDTAKSTKYLRWVKEFNINPIPTRISFRTEIDRNYNELEFRNVEAILNGDINNNFDAIRNRNFFFGWQYGLGFNFTKSLKLEINSATRTLNDNLDVNSMDNKSIFGNVFRAGRPVLYNHKAQLNYKLPFQYLPYLDFIEAEIGYGFTYNWAARSTSLLGFVDPQTNQSASLGSIGQNTNVIQATGSADLPKFFGQFNYFKNINAKLQKRRQEMDSLNNVYTKQWEKNRYRYKKYKFKNRLTPLQSAAFLLTSFKQLNVSYNETNGTVLPGLLSAPNWYGYGQTLGGPTIGFLFGSQADIRRTVMENGWVSNSNYMTDPYIRMSTKELRADLQVMPMNDLRIDLNVLHTLNSNFSHTGFNYTNNGVPDPDYTFANESITYSNTTMLLSTSFKDGQAVYQAIRENARALSQQLGGTGAVLDNNGFAQHYSIGNAYVLIPAFRAAMEGKSVTPMGNPKKSGFPLPNWRIVYSGLKNIPIISGQFTKFDIQHGYTATYTATGIQSNVDYHGNPNGYYQTVDDAGNVLKNEGDKINPYTFSQVGYVESFSPLIGIDVTMRNNMQFGIQYNKTRMMVLGLVNQTLTEDANTEYVVRLGYIIRNFRLGTANIRGRGTRGKGSDLNIRGDISLRDSKTSIMNILLNDSQVTGGQRLMNIKLSADYNVSENLNLRVFYEQMTSKYKISTAFPLSTVRAGISATFTFGESGGGF from the coding sequence GTGGCGAATATTAAGCATCTTAACATATTTTTGTTCCTGTCGTTCCTGTTCATCTCTGTCGGTGCTTTTGCACAGGTACAGAGAGATACGGCGATCATAAGAAAACAATATGAAGTGGCCGACCCTACGCGGTACGAAGCCTATTACGACATAAAAACCGGGATGTACTATGTGTATCCCAAAATTGGAAATACCATCACAGGTCCTCCTACGGCAATGTCTCCGGAAGAGTATAAGCAATATATGCTTGCTACCCAGACTAAAGCTTACTATAAGGAGAAGTCTGATAAATACAATCTTCTTTTCAGAAAAGACAAATCGGATGCAAGGAGAAAAGGACTTATTCCTTCTGTGATGATCAATAACAAGCTTTTCGAAACCATTTTCGGAGGGAATAAAATTGAGATTATTCCTTCAGGATATGCATCCCTGGATTTTGCTGGACTTTACCAGAAAATAGACAACCCAATGATCTTGCCTCAGAACAGGACAAGCTTTACGTTTGATATCGATCAGAGAATTCAGCTGGGATTATTAGGAAAAGTAGGAGAGAACCTTCAGTTAAAGGCCAATTATGATACCCAGAGTGGTTTTGCTTTCGAAAACAGAATGAACCTTGTCTGGCAGGCAAAAGGAAGCTGGAAAGACCTTCAGAGCAAAGGCCTTGGAAATGTAGATAAGCCTAACGAAGGCGGAGAAGATAAAATCATCAAAAGAGTTGAATTCGGTAACGTAAATATGCCGCTTTCAACCAGTCTGATCCGTGGTTCACAATCACTTTTCGGGGTGAAAACAGAATTCCAGTTAGGAAAAACATTTGGAACGGTAGTCCTTTCCCAACAACAGGGAGAGGCTCGTAATATTGTAGTACAGGGTGGTGGCGTTATGAATAACTTTAAAGTCAATGCCATTGACTATGAAGAAAACCAGCACTTCTTTTTAGGGCATTATTTCCTGAATAAATATGATGATGCTTTGCTTAATTATCCACAGATCAATTCTACCATTAACATCACAAGATTAGAAGTTTGGGTATTGGATCAGGGGAATACTAACCTTGCTTATCAAAAAAGTATTATCGGGATCAGAGATCTTGGGGAAGGTGCAGGAGGCTTTACGTTACCGGATAACTCTCTGAATGGTCTGTATGATGGAGTTTCATCAGTAGCGGGAACCAGAGAAGCCGGAAAGAACTATGGGACTATTTTCCAGGGACAGGTACTTCCTGGAGATCCTACTCCTTATGATAACGGAGAGCAATTTATCTACAATACCAAAGCCAGAAAGCTTAATGCTAATGAATTTACCTTTCAGCCACAGCTGGGATATATTTCATTAAATCAAAAGCTGAATGATCAGCAACTTTTGGCTGTTTCATACTCCTATACTGTTAACGGAAGTAATAAAGTATACAAAGTAGGAGAATTTTCGGAAGAAAGTCCAGTATTGATTACTAAAGTCCTTAGGGTAAATAATAAAGTAAATACACAGTCTCCAATGTGGGATCTGATGATGAAGAATATCTATTCAATAGATGCCGGACAGGTAGCTCAGGATGGGTTTATTCTTAATGTATACTACAGAGACCCGAAAACCGGAGGTAAAGTGAATTATCTTCCGGATACTCCTGTAAAAGATCAGAACTTACTGAAGTTATTTAACTGGGACCGTCTTAATATGAATAATGATATCCAGAATAACAAAGACGGAAGTAAAGGAGACGGTATTTTTGACTTTGTTCCTGGAACCACTATTAGACCGGAAACGGGAAGGGTAATCTTTACCAAAGTACAGCCGTTCGGTAATTATCTGGAATCAAAATTAGGTACAAATGATCCTCAGTATGTTTTCCAGGATCTTTATACCAAACAGAAACAATCTGTTCTTTCCAGTAACCTTTCGCAAAGATATACATTGGAAGGCCGTTATAAAGGAACTCAGGGACAGGGTATTTCTTTGGGAGCAGTAAATGTACCTCAAGGATCTGTAAAAGTTGCCGCAAACGGAGTACAGCTTACGGAAGGGGTAGACTATACTGTAGATTATATGCTGGGGACGGTTACGATTATCAATGAAAACGTAAAACAATCCGGACAGGCTATCAACATTTCATTGGAGAATCAATTGACATTTAATACCCAAAGAAAAAGATTCTTAGGATTAAATTTAGAAAGAAGATTCAATGAAAACTTTATCTTAGGAGGTACTGTAATCAATTATTCAGAGTCTCCACTTACCCAGAAAGTAAATTTCGGACAGGAAGCGGTAAACAATACCATGGCGGGGATCAACTTGATGTACAACAATCAGGCTCCTTATCTTACAAGACTTGTCAATAAACTTCCGATGGTAAAAACGGAAGCACCATCCAACTTAAACTTTAAGATGGAAGCTGCTTACTTAATACCTGGATTGAACAAAGGAACAAACAATCAGTCTTATATTGACGATTTTGAACAGACTACTTCTAAGATTTCATTAAAAGAGCCGGCAGCATGGAGTTTAGCTTCAAAACCGGAAAAAAATACATTACCTCCCTTTAACACGGTTCCGGGTAATGATGATATAATAAGCGGATATGGAAGAGGATTATTAACGTGGTACAACATAGACCCTAGATTCTGGGGAGTAGGAGGAAAAGCTCCTTCAGGAATTACACCACAGTCTGTATCCAATCACGCTTCCAGAAGAGTACAATATTCTGAGATCTATAACAACAGAGATTTCGTAGCAGGAGAGCAAACCTTCACGAATACTTTTGATATTTCTTATTTCCCTAAAGAAAAAGGACCATACAACGTAAATCCATCAACGGAACAGCCACAAAGCAGATGGGGAGGAATTATGAGATCTATCAGCGTTCCGAACTTTGTTACTTCCAATATTGAATACGTTGAATTCTGGATGATGGATCCTTATGCAGATGGTAAAACATTGGGAACAGACCCAAGACTTTTACTTCATTTAGGAAACGTTTCAGAAGATGTTCTGAAGGACGGAAAAATGCAGTACGAAAACGGACTTCCAACTCCTGGTACACCATCATCTACTACCAATTCAAACTGGGGAGTTCAGCCAAAGCAACCTCCAATCTTATATGCTTTCTCTACGGAAGGAGATGAGAGAAGAGTACAGGATGCCGGATACGATGGTCTTACTTCTGATCAGGAAGCTATGAGATTTGGGAATACATTTGTAAACCCGGTTACCAATATTGCTGACCCTGCAGTGGATGACTTTGTGTTCTATATGTCTGATAAATTTACAGGAACACAGGCAACTTCAATAGTAGAGCGTTACAAATATTTCAGAAACCCGGAAGGAAACTCAGAAGCGAACTCTCTGAATGTAGCTTCACAAACTCCGGATGCTGAAGATATCAATAAAGATTATAACCTTGATCAGACAGAAAACTACAACCAGTATGTTATTAAGCTTGATCAGGCTAGCCTTGCACTTGGAGGAGATAATAATATTGTAGATGTTAAAACTGTAAAAGCAACATTCCAGAACGGGCAGACATCTGATGTTAAATGGTACTTGTTCAGAATTCCGGTATCAAAATATGATATGCAGGAAGGAACTCACGAAGATGCAGTTTTAAATAACGTAAGATTTGCAAGATTAATGCTGGCAGGATTTGATCAGACATCTACAATAAGATTCGGGACGATGGATCTTGTAAGATCAGACTGGAGAAAGTATGATAGTAAAATTGCCAGCACAGTAGTTACTGCTCCGGAAGAAGGAACAGGTACAGTTTCGGATCCGAACTTTGAAGTAGGAAGTGTAAATATTGAAGAGAATGCACTGAACCAGCCCCCATATGTATTGCCTCCGGGAATTGACAGACAAGTATTAAGTGGTAATGCAGGAGCTCAGAGACAAAATGAGGCTTCACTTTATATGAAAGTAACTGATCTTAAGTCAGAAGCAAGAGGGGTATTCAAAAATACAACACTGGATATGAGAAGATACAAGAAGCTGAAACTTTTTGTACATGCTCACGATCCGCTGAACAGAGTAATAGGAATGGATGAGAAGACCAAATTTTTTATTCGTTTCGGAAGTGATGCTACTGATAACTACTACGAATATGAATCATCCTTAAATCTTACACCTACTACGGCAACAGCTCCTATGGAAATCTGGCCGTTGGAAAATGATGTTGATTTTGATGTTCAAAACTTTGTAGATGCTAAGATCAGAAGAGATAAATCAGGAGTTCCTATTACTAACAGAACAATGGATCCTGCTTATCAGGAGCCTTTCAAGAATATTTATATCAAAGGTAGACCTAGTTTAGGAAATATTACTACCATTATGATTGGGGTGAGAAATGCTGACGTAAGAGGTGGAACAGGAATAACAAGGGTTCTATGGGTAAACGAAATCCGTCTTTCTGAGATTGAGAATGATGGAGGATATGCAGGAAATGCCAGCCTGAACTTTAACATGGGAGATCTGGCAACCGTAAACGCAAATGCTTCTTATACTTCAGTTGGTTTCGGAAATATAGATTCAAAACCTGCAGAAAGAACACAGTCTGCTTTGTCAACATTCAGTATTAACACAGCGGTTAACCTTGATAAGTTCCTTCCTGAAAAAACAGGAGTAAAAATCCCGGTAAACTACTCTTACTCACAAACTATTGAAGATCCGAAGTACAACCCTCTTGATACAGACGTAGAATTCAATAAGGCACCTAATAAGGATCAGTTGAAAAAAATAGCAAGAACGTATACTCAACAAAGAAGTATAAGTATTGTTAATATGCATAAGGAAAGGGTAAATCCAAATAAAAAGCCTAAGTTTTATGATATTGAAAACGTTTCTGTGACAGTTGGCTATAATGATGACTATTTCAGAGATATTTATACGAAAAAGAATTACAGACAATTCCTGAGAGGATATATTGATTATAACTACACGTTTAAGCCGTGGGTTGTAAAACCTTTCAATAAAATGATCAGTGATACTGCGAAATCTACCAAGTATCTGAGATGGGTGAAGGAATTCAATATTAACCCGATTCCTACAAGAATATCTTTCAGAACTGAAATCGACAGAAATTACAATGAACTTGAGTTCAGAAACGTAGAAGCTATTCTTAACGGAGATATAAATAATAACTTCGATGCCATCAGAAACAGAAACTTCTTCTTTGGATGGCAATATGGGTTAGGATTCAATTTCACAAAATCATTGAAGCTGGAAATTAATTCTGCAACCAGAACTCTTAATGATAATCTGGATGTAAACTCTATGGACAACAAGTCTATTTTTGGAAACGTATTCAGAGCCGGAAGACCGGTATTATATAACCACAAAGCACAGCTGAATTATAAACTGCCGTTCCAGTATTTGCCTTATCTTGACTTCATTGAAGCAGAAATAGGATACGGGTTTACCTATAACTGGGCTGCAAGATCTACTTCGTTACTTGGCTTTGTAGATCCGCAGACTAACCAATCAGCTAGTTTAGGATCTATTGGTCAGAACACCAATGTAATCCAGGCGACAGGTTCAGCAGATCTTCCTAAGTTCTTTGGACAGTTTAATTATTTCAAAAATATAAACGCCAAGCTTCAGAAACGTAGACAGGAGATGGATTCTCTAAACAATGTATACACGAAACAATGGGAGAAAAACAGATACAGATACAAGAAGTATAAGTTTAAAAACAGACTTACTCCACTTCAAAGTGCAGCATTTTTACTTACTTCTTTCAAGCAATTGAATGTAAGTTATAACGAAACAAATGGTACTGTACTTCCGGGATTATTGTCTGCTCCTAACTGGTATGGTTATGGACAGACTCTGGGAGGGCCAACAATCGGATTCCTTTTTGGATCGCAGGCAGATATCAGAAGAACGGTAATGGAAAACGGATGGGTAAGTAATTCCAACTACATGACAGACCCATATATAAGAATGTCAACCAAAGAATTGAGGGCAGATTTACAGGTAATGCCGATGAATGATTTAAGAATTGATCTTAATGTGTTGCATACCCTTAACAGTAATTTCTCACATACAGGATTTAACTATACCAATAATGGAGTTCCGGATCCTGACTATACATTTGCTAATGAATCCATAACGTATTCTAATACAACAATGCTTCTTAGTACTTCATTTAAAGATGGGCAGGCAGTTTACCAGGCTATCAGAGAAAATGCAAGAGCACTTTCGCAACAGCTTGGAGGTACAGGAGCTGTATTGGATAATAATGGATTTGCCCAGCATTACAGCATTGGAAATGCGTATGTATTGATTCCTGCTTTTAGAGCAGCTATGGAAGGGAAATCTGTAACCCCTATGGGTAATCCTAAGAAATCAGGATTCCCGTTACCAAACTGGAGAATTGTTTACTCGGGATTAAAAAATATTCCGATAATAAGCGGACAGTTCACGAAGTTCGATATCCAACATGGGTATACAGCAACTTACACTGCAACAGGCATTCAAAGCAATGTAGACTATCACGGCAACCCGAACGGATATTATCAAACTGTAGATGATGCAGGTAACGTACTTAAAAATGAGGGGGATAAAATCAATCCATATACATTCTCACAGGTAGGATATGTAGAATCTTTCTCACCACTTATCGGGATAGATGTTACGATGAGAAACAACATGCAGTTCGGTATACAGTATAATAAAACAAGAATGATGGTATTGGGATTAGTCAATCAGACGCTTACTGAAGATGCCAATACAGAATATGTAGTAAGACTTGGATATATTATCAGAAACTTCAGATTGGGAACAGCCAACATTAGAGGAAGAGGAACCAGAGGTAAAGGAAGTGATCTTAATATCAGAGGAGATATATCACTAAGAGACAGCAAGACCTCCATTATGAATATTCTGCTCAATGATTCACAGGTAACAGGAGGACAGAGACTGATGAATATCAAACTTTCCGCAGACTATAATGTTTCCGAGAATCTTAACCTGAGAGTATTCTACGAACAGATGACCTCAAAGTATAAGATCTCCACAGCATTCCCGCTGTCTACGGTAAGAGCAGGTATTTCTGCCACATTTACATTCGGAGAGTCCGGAGGCGGATTCTAA
- the gcvH gene encoding glycine cleavage system protein GcvH, whose translation MNTPSELKYTKDHEWIKIEGNVATIGITDFAQGELGDIVYVDVDTVDDDLNGGDVFGSVEAVKTVSDLFLPIAGKVIEFNADLESQPELLNTDPYGDGWIIKLEIADGADQSELLSADDYKAIIG comes from the coding sequence ATGAACACACCATCAGAATTAAAGTACACGAAAGATCACGAATGGATCAAGATCGAAGGTAATGTAGCTACAATCGGTATTACAGACTTCGCTCAGGGAGAACTTGGAGACATCGTTTATGTAGATGTAGATACGGTAGATGATGACCTTAATGGAGGAGACGTTTTCGGAAGTGTAGAAGCAGTAAAGACGGTTTCAGATCTATTCTTACCTATCGCAGGAAAGGTGATCGAATTCAATGCAGACTTAGAAAGTCAGCCTGAATTATTGAATACAGATCCTTATGGAGATGGATGGATTATCAAATTGGAAATTGCTGATGGAGCAGATCAGTCTGAGTTACTTTCTGCAGATGATTACAAAGCAATCATTGGATAA
- a CDS encoding VanZ family protein, whose product MPIYWAFLTYMLLKPGEENQEYWFMFSGIDKVLHLSIFAALGFCFMAAFPKIKFPYFFQIILIYAFLTEILQEEMGLGRSMETLDIVADTIGCLLGYYTYKLLVKRFF is encoded by the coding sequence TTGCCCATTTATTGGGCATTTCTTACTTATATGCTTCTCAAGCCCGGGGAAGAAAACCAGGAATACTGGTTCATGTTCAGCGGTATAGACAAGGTATTGCACTTAAGTATATTTGCAGCCTTGGGTTTCTGTTTTATGGCCGCATTTCCTAAAATAAAGTTCCCGTACTTTTTTCAGATCATTCTTATTTATGCATTCCTTACAGAAATTCTACAGGAAGAAATGGGATTAGGCAGATCTATGGAAACATTAGACATTGTAGCAGACACTATAGGATGTCTATTGGGATACTATACTTATAAGCTGTTGGTCAAGCGTTTTTTTTAG